TAGCTTACACCGGTCAAATTACACAAGCCAAAGGTCGGGCCACTAATTGAACCAGGTAGAGATGGGCGATTTAATACCTGAATGGTAACCGATACACAGGATGTTGGACCACAGCCTCCACCTTCTCCCCCGCACATAATAACTGGTTGTTGTACATACATTCACCTGGATACTGGGCCCTGTACCTTGAACAGTTCCCAGCCCGCAGCCTCCCTTTGTACCAACGCCAAACTCCACCGGTGGGCAGTATTCCACCAACCAAGGATAATGTTGTAGAGGTTCCGGAACAGACTGTGATACCGGCGCTGCTGTTCACGGAAGTCGGTGCCTCACAAATCACTGGAGGGATCACATTCACTGTAACCGAAACACAGGCTGTGCTATTGCACACTCCTTCCGCCCTTACAAAATATGTTGTGGTGATTTGCGGAGTTACAATCAGCGATGAACCGGAACCAATTGATGTTCCTCCGCATGAAGTTGTATACCATTTCCAGGAAGCACCAGTTCCAAGAGTACCCCATTTACATTTAAGGTAACAGGTGTTCCGGGGGCTATATTATCGGCACTTGCTCCTGCTGATGAAGCAACCATACTCGGCAAATTGAATGTCAGATTCAAGGTTGCTATACTGTCACATCCTGCAACGTTTGTTGTATGGTAGGGATAGACGCCAGGCTGAGTATAGATTTGTCCATTCCAAGTGTATGCGTCGCATGTGCTTATATCTGTCAAGGAACTGGTGGCCTCATTGACTGTTACAGTTACACTCGCCGTACAGTTATTAATTCCATTACTAGCGGTTACTACATATGTTGTTGTTTGAGTCGGGCTTACGGTAATCACCTGTCCTGAATCGCCCGTCGACCACAAATATGTTAAACCAGAATATAATTGTTTAACTTCTTCCGGAGAAATAGCGCGATTCCAAATCCCAACATCGTCAAGTTTACCATTATAATAATTTGATGGAATGCCATTACTGGTCCAATAACCTTTGCCCATCAACAATGGCAAGTTATTTTGTCCTATCACGGTAGATGTAGGAATTAGCTGACGATTTATTAAATTACCATTTAAATAGGCATAACATGAATCCTTTTGTTTGTCAGTAACAAATACAACATGAAACCATTGGTTGATTGTAAAATTGGATTGCGCAATTCTTGTAACTAACCAACTTGATCCGGCTCCACTCTTGAAACGGTAATCAAGATCAGGAGAATAAATATTCTGCCCAAATATCACTTCAAACCCTGTATTTGAATTTCCAGAAGGGTCAATAGGTAAATTTTGATTGGTTTTACTAAGGATAGCCATGTCATTCCCAATCGGATTGGGAATGACAGGTAGATAAATCCAAAAAGATATGGATTGTTTACTATCGGCAAATTGCCAATTTGCACTATTAAGGACTTCAATATAATTGTTAGAACCATTGAATGAATATGCATTGCCTGGTTGGCCGAATCGATCAGATGTTAAAGAGGCACCATAAACAGTTCCATCGTTCCCATTTCCGCTTTGATCAGTTGCATTTCCACAGAAAGGATACCACGCAAGAAGCCCTTGTCGCAGACTCGAGGGAAGTTCAGACAATTGACAAGCAGACCCTGTGCCTAAACCCGTAGCAATTGCAGTTAACATTACACTGCTTCCCGAACAAATTGATGTATCGTTATTAAGAATTTCAACATTATGCAAATCGAGATACATACTGTCCATTACTGAGCAAGAGCCCTGGTTAACAGAACAGATGTACCATCCAGATTGACCTATGGTTATTGATTGGGATGTCGAACCCGTATTCCAGAGATAGGAGTCATATCCGCTCCCGGCATCCAAAAAAGCTAGCCCCGCAAGCGGTAATCGTATCCTGTGGAAAAGGATTAGGATCGACATTGCAGGATGGACTATACTCCCAACAGTCTTTCTGATTTCCAGAATTATTAACCCCCGTTAAAGCGTAACCTTTACCAGCAATTGAAAATGCTGTAGCATCCCATCTTTCTAATCCGAAACTTGTTTCTTGGGTCCATGCATTTGAGATTGGACTATAAGACCAAAAATCATTAAAGTGCGCTGGGAAGTTAACACCAGTCCCTACATATCCCTTATTCCCAATAGAAAAGCTAAATGTGGACCATCGAGCACCACCCGTAAAATCTGCAATGGGTGTCCATAAATTATTTACTGTATCATACTCCCAAAAATCTACTAACCCAGTACCAGAAGTCTGACCTAAACCAATGTAACCTTTCGTACCAATTGTAAACGAAGCCGCTTCATATCTAGCCATGCCCGCAAAATCAGCTCTCTGTATCCAGGAATCATTTGCCGGGCTGTATTGCCAAAAATCAATTTTCCATGTACCATCATAACCTGTTCCAACATAACCCTTATCTCCAATAGCAAATCCAACTGCTGAATGCCTGGCGGAAGCCGGAAAACTAGATACTTGAATCCATGAATTTGAATTTGGGTCATACTCATAGAAATCATTGAAGTAAACCGGACCGTTTAAACTTACGCCCGTACCAACATACCCTTTATTGCCGATCGAGAATGCTACAGCCGCGTGGCGAGCGCCACCTCCAAAATCAGCTTTCTGGGACCACACATTTGATGCTGGATCATACTCCCAAAAGTCAGCATATTCTAAAGTTGTTATGCTATTTCTGCCGGTCCCAACATATCCTTTAGTATCTATAGAAAAACTAACAACATCACATCTGTTTGATCCTCCAAAGTCAGCCTTTTGGATCCATGTTCCTTGTGCGAATAAAAAATTAAATGCACAAGCGCAAAAGTATACAGCAGAAAACATAAATATCTTTTCATAATTCTATATTTTATACAAGTTTGTAGTAAATTTATAATATGTTTCTCTATTGTCACAGATCTTACTCACGATAAACTCTATAAAACAGCTGCGATTTCGCAGAGTCCATCTTAAACATTTCTTTCGTTTATGATATATATCACCTGAATTGATTGC
Above is a window of Bacteroidota bacterium DNA encoding:
- a CDS encoding LamG domain-containing protein; the protein is MSILILFHRIRLPLAGLAFLDAGSGYDSYLWNTGSTSQSITIGQSGWYICSVNQGSCSVMDSMYLDLHNVEILNNDTSICSGSSVMLTAIATGLGTGSACQLSELPSSLRQGLLAWYPFCGNATDQSGNGNDGTVYGASLTSDRFGQPGNAYSFNGSNNYIEVLNSANWQFADSKQSISFWIYLPVIPNPIGNDMAILSKTNQNLPIDPSGNSNTGFEVIFGQNIYSPDLDYRFKSGAGSSWLVTRIAQSNFTINQWFHVVFVTDKQKDSCYAYLNGNLINRQLIPTSTVIGQNNLPLLMGKGYWTSNGIPSNYYNGKLDDVGIWNRAISPEEVKQLYSGLTYLWSTGDSGQVITVSPTQTTTYVVTASNGINNCTASVTVTVNEATSSLTDISTCDAYTWNGQIYTQPGVYPYHTTNVAGCDSIATLNLTFNLPSMVASSAGASADNIAPGTPVTLNVNGVLLELVLPGNGIQLHAEEHQLVPVHR
- a CDS encoding galactose oxidase, which encodes MFSAVYFCACAFNFLFAQGTWIQKADFGGSNRCDVVSFSIDTKGYVGTGRNSITTLEYADFWEYDPASNVWSQKADFGGGARHAAVAFSIGNKGYVGTGVSLNGPVYFNDFYEYDPNSNSWIQVSSFPASARHSAVGFAIGDKGYVGTGYDGTWKIDFWQYSPANDSWIQRADFAGMARYEAASFTIGTKGYIGLGQTSGTGLVDFWEYDTVNNLWTPIADFTGGARWSTFSFSIGNKGYVGTGVNFPAHFNDFWSYSPISNAWTQETSFGLERWDATAFSIAGKGYALTGVNNSGNQKDCWEYSPSCNVDPNPFPQDTITACGASFFGCRERI